Proteins encoded together in one Phyllostomus discolor isolate MPI-MPIP mPhyDis1 chromosome 6, mPhyDis1.pri.v3, whole genome shotgun sequence window:
- the RAG2 gene encoding V(D)J recombination-activating protein 2: protein MSLQMITVSNNIGLIQPGFSLMNFDGQVFFFGQKGWPKRSCPTGVFHFDVKHNHLKLKPAVFSKDSCYLPPLRYPATCTFKSSLESEKQQYIIHGGKTPNNELSDKIYVMSVVCKNNKKVTFCCTEKDLVGDIPEARYGHTIDVVYSRGKSMGVVFGGRSYIPPAQRTTEKWNSVADCLPHIFLVDFEFGCSTSYILPELQDGLSFHVSIARNDTIYILGGHSLANNIRPANLYRITVDLPLGSPAVNCTVLPGGISVSSAILTQTSSDEFVIVGGYQLENQKRMVCNVISLEGNKIEIREMETPDWTPDIKHSKIWFGSNMGNGAVFLGIPGDNKQAASETFYFYMLKCAEDEVNEEQKTFTNSQTSTEDPGDSTPFEDSEEFCFSAEANNFDGDDEFDTYNEDDEEDESVTGYWITCCSTCDVDINTWVPFYSTELNKPAMIYCSHGDGHWVHAQCMDLAERTLIQLSEGSSKYYCNEHVKIARALQTPKRAVPLKKPPLKSLHKKGSGRVLTPAKKSFLRRLFD, encoded by the coding sequence ATGTCACTACAGATGATTACAGTCAGTAATAACATAGGCTTAATCCAACCGGGCTTCTCACTGATGAATTTTGATGGGCAAGTTTTCTTCTTTGGTCAAAAAGGCTGGCCCAAGAGGTCCTGCCCCACTGGAGTTTTCCATTTTGATGTAAAGCATAACCATCTCAAACTGAAGCCTGCAGTTTTCTCTAAGGATTCCTGCTACCTGCCTCCTCTTCGCTACCCAGCCACTTGCACATTCAAAAGCAGTTTAGAGTCTGAAAAGCAACAGTACATTATTCATGGGGGGAAAACACCGAACAATGAGCTTTCCGATAAGATTTATGTCATGTCTGTTGTGTGCAAGAACAACAAGAAAGTGACTTTTTGCTGTACTGAGAAAGACTTGGTGGGAGACATCCCTGAAGCCAGATACGGTCATACCATTGATGTGGTGTACAGTCGAGGGAAGAGCATGGGTGTTGTCTTCGGAGGGCGATCGTACATACCTCCTGCCCAAAGAACCACGGAAAAATGGAATAGTGTGGCTGATTGCCTGCCCCACATTTTCTTGGTGGATTTTGAATTTGGGTGCTCTACATCATACATTCTCCCAGAACTTCAGGATGGGCTATCTTTTCATGTCTCCATTGCCAGAAATGATACCATTTATATTTTAGGAGGGCATTCACTTGCCAATAACATCCGCCCTGCCAACCTATACAGAATAACGGTTGATCTCCCGCTGGGTAGCCCGGCTGTGAATTGCACGGTTTTGCCAGGAGGGATCTCAGTCTCCAGTGCAATCCTGACTCAAACAAGCAGTGATGAATTTGTTATTGTGGGTGGTTATCAGcttgaaaatcagaaaagaatggtCTGCAACGTCATCTCTCTTGAGGGCAACAAGATAGAAATTCGTGAGATGGAGACCCCAGATTGGACCCCAGACATTAAGCACAGCAAGATATGGTTTGGAAGCAACATGGGAAATGGAGCTGTTTTCCTTGGCATACCAGGAGACAATAAACAGGCTGCTTCAGAAACATTCTATTTCTACATGCTGAAATGTGCTGAAGATGAAGTGAATGAAGAACAAAAAACATTCACAAACAGTCAGACGTCAACAGAAGACCCAGGGGATTCCACCCCCTTTGAAGACTCAGAAGAATTTTGCTTCAGTGCAGAGGCAAATAATtttgatggtgatgatgaatttgACACCTATAACGAAGATGATGAGGAAGATGAGTCTGTCACTGGCTACTGGATTACTTGCTGCTCTACCTGTGATGTGGATATCAACACGTGGGTACCATTTTATTCAACTGAGCTAAACAAACCTGCCATGATCTATTGCTCTCATGGAGATGGGCACTGGGTCCATGCCCAGTGCATGGATCTGGCAGAACGCACACTCATCCAACTGTCAGAAGGAAGCAGCAAGTATTACTGCAATGAGCATGTGAAGATAGCAAGAGCATTGCAGACCCCAAAACGAGCTGTACCCTTAAAAAAGcctccactgaaatccctccacaAAAAAGGTTCTGGGAGAGTTCTTACTCCTGCCAAGAAATCCTTTCTTAGAAGGTTGTTTGATTAG